Part of the Pseudodesulfovibrio hydrargyri genome is shown below.
CCCTCCACCTCGAAGCCGATCTCCGAACAGTTGATGGTCGGGGCCAGCTCCAGGTTGGTGGTCCAGTCGTCGCGGTACAGGTTGATGTCGAGCTTGCCCAGCGGGACCTTGCGGCCCAGGCGCTCGTCCAGGAGCAGTTTCAGCCGCTCGGCCAGGTCCGCGCCCCGGCGCTGGATGCCCAGAATGGCCAGGGACTCGTCGTCGCCCCGGCGCTCGTAAATCTCGACGGCCAGCCGCTCCAGGGTCCGGCTCATCTCCTTGTCGGACAATATGGTGCCGCAGTCTTTCATCATCTCGGCCTCGCATGGCTTAGCGGTTGAAGGAACATAGGAAATTAGCCCATCGCCAAGGGGTGGTCAACTCCGCCCCCGGCCTGCGCCTTCTTTCGATTTGACAAAGGGTGTTATTGATCTTACCTCTTCTTCTCCCGACCCAAATTAGGAGGCATTATAATGATCGAAGTCACCGAAGCTGCCCAGAAGCAGCTGGAAGGCTACTTCCAGGACAAGGAAACGTCCCCGGTCCGCGTGTATCTCGCGGCCGGCGGTTGAGCGGGCCCGCGCCTGACCCTGGCTCTGGATGAGCCTAACGATAAGGATGACGTGTCCGAGGCCGGTGGATTCACCTTCCTCGTGGAAAAGGACCTGCTGGCCCAGGCCGGCAACATCAAGATCGACATGACCTATTACGGATTCGTCGTGGAATCCGAGAACCCCGTGGGCGGAGGCGGCTCCAGCTGCGACTGCTCCTCGGCCGGTTCCTGCGGTTCCGCCGGCTCCGGCGGCTGCGGCTGCTAGCCGACGACAGCGGCGATCCGCTTCGCTGGAATTGTAGGCGAATCTTCGAGCCGTACAATATCCTAGGTGAGCCGCAAAAGGCCCGGACCGACGCGTATCCCAATTCGCGAGGGTCCGGGCCTTTTTTGCGCCTCGCGGCTCGCCGCCTCCCACCCGTCTGCCGCCATGGCGTTGCGGTGAAATCCCGCTCGGGTTCTGCCTCTTTATATATGAATCGGGCAGGCGCCTCCATGCCTGCGTCCGCCCACCTGCCGCCGAAGGAGCGGGACCCGGCAGGGATTGCGGGTACCCCCGGGGGGCTCGGATCAGATTTTTTCACCTGTGATTCCATCGCATTGGACTGTTTTGCCGAGAGCGGTGATCGTTTTTCCCTTTACATCGGATAGATGATCCTTATTGTTTTGGAGAACGAAACCAATCCAGGAGAGTAATTATGATCACTGTTACCGAATCGGCCCAGAACGAACTGACCAAATATTTTGCGGACAAGGACGTACAGCCCATCCGCGTGCACCTGGCCGACGGCGGTTGCGCCGGGCCCCGCCTGTCCCTGGCCCTGGACGAGCTGCGCGACGGCGACAAATCCTTTGACCAGGGAGACTTCACCTTTCTGATCAACGAGGAACTGGCCCAGGCCTCGGGTGCCGTGTCCATCGACATGACCCCCTACGGCTTCCAGGTCTCTTCCGAGAACGAGATGGGCGGCGGAGGCTGCGGGTGCTCCTCCTGCGGCACCGGCTCCTGCGGCTGCTAGCCGACGACAAGCGGCGATCCGCTTCGCTGCAGCAAAAAGGCCCGGACCCTCGCGTATCGAGATACGCTTCGGTCCCGGGCCTTTTTTCTTGCGCCTCGCGCGCTCAACTCTTTTCGCGGCCCAGCCCGTCTCCCGCCATGGAAATCAGGCAGAGAGCGTCAGGACCGCCCGCGTTCGGGAAATGCAACCAATCGGTCCCTTAGACCACCCAAACGGATAGAACCGTCCTCCCCCTTGGAGCGCCTTCGGGTGCCCCTGCACCCGAACAGCGGCTCTCACCCCCCGCACGCAATTCCGCACAGGGCACTTCGGTCACGGGGATGCCCTCCCGCGCCCCTCGGCATCAGGCTTGGGAGAGCAAGCCGCGCTCGGGGACACCAAAAAAAGGGCGGTGCTCGCTTGGCACCGCCCATTCGATTAGGACCGCAATCCCGGCCCTGACAGCCGGGTTTAATCGAACTTTCTCTCATCGACGAGACGGGGCGCATCATCCGGCAGGGTGCCGGGGGCGCAGGTCTCGGCGATTGGTCGCAATTTCATCAAGGCCTGGAAGCCGACCTTGAAACTTTCCGTATCGAAAGGCTGGGCCGTTTCGGCCACCACCACGAGTACGTCCCTGCCACTAACATGTTTTACACGAATCTGCCAGCCGGAAATGGCCGAAAATCCCGAAAAAGCCGTGCCGGCCTGGCCCGGGTGGATGGCCCGGCCCTTGACCTAGACCATATCGTCGGCCCTGCCTTTCCATCCAGAAAGCTTTCTGGCCGTGCGCCCGCACGCGCACCGGCTCAGGTCCATGGACGACAGGTCGCCCGTAGCCAGCCGGACCAGCGGGTAGTCGGTGAAGAACGGGGTGACCACCACCTCGCCCACTTCGCCGTCGGGCACGGGCAGACCGGTGACCGGGTCGCAGATCTCCACGTGGCGGTAGTTGGACAGATGCATACCGCCCAGCTCCCGGCACTCGTAGGCGATGCAGCCCACGTCGGCCGTGCCGTACCCCTGGCGCACGGAGATGCCGAACATCTCCTCCACTTCGGCGCGCAGGGATTCGGGCAGCGGCTCGGCCGCTACGTACGCCTTTTCCAGATGAAAATCCTCCAGCGGGTCGAGCCCCATGGCCCGGGCCTTCTCGCCGATGGCCTTGAGGTGGCTGGCCATGCCGACGAAGGCGTTAACCGGCAGTTCGGCCAGAAACTCGATCTGTTTTTCCGTGTTGTCCGGACCGGCCGGAATGACCGCGCAGCCTATGTCCCGCAGAGGCTCCTCGAACATCAGCCCGGCCGGGGCCATGTGGTAGGAGAAGGTCATCTGGGCCAGGTCGCCGGGCCGGAACCCGGCGGCGAAGAAACCCTCGGACCACGCCCAGTAGTCCGGTCCGCGCCCCTCGGGAGCATAGATCGGCCCGGGCGACCGGTAGATGCGCGACAGTTCGCCCGACCTGGCGGCCAGGAACCAGCCGATGCCGTGCTCTTGCTGCCATTTGACGATGTCCCGCCTGCGCAGGGGCGGTATCCTGGCGTAGTCGTCCCAGTCCTTGAAATCCCTGGCGCACGCCCCCAGGTCCCGCAAGCGCGCCTGAAACTCGCCCGAGGCCCGCTCGGCCGCCAGGAGCACCTCCTTCACGCCCTTCCATTTGCGCTTCATCCGCTTGTCGCGCGGCTCCGTCTCATACTCGGTGTAGTACATGGATGCATGCCTCCGGAAGCCCGTCCCGGTCGTCGTCACCGCTCCGCCCAGGGCGGAGGAACCTGCCGACCCTTTTGTATTGGAGCCTACGACAGATGCCGTTTTTTTGCCACAACTCTCCCCTCCCCCCTCTTTCCAGGACGGGAGAAAGTGTGGGCTTATGCGCGGGGCAGGAAGAACGGAACGCGATGCCGCCATGTTTCATGGGAAAAGACACGCCCACGGGCACGGCGATGTATGTGAAGGCGGACGCAACGTCGCGGACGCCGCGACAGGCCATAATCGTTCCATTATGGTCCCGGACCCTTCGGGTCCTCGCGGCGTCCGTACGGCCCGTCGGCGGATTCACGCCGTCCGGGTATATGCTATGTTGCCGGATAAGCGGCCGGGCCTATGCCCATGCCTCGGCGAAATCCTCTGGAGCGACCAGTTTGTAGCCCCGGTCCTCAAGCGCGGCCGCGACCGAGGACGGGTCTTCGGTATCCATGCGCACGACCACGATGCGGCGTCCGCTGTAAAAGAAGGTGCCGGTGGAGATGATCGAGATCTTCATGTTGGCGATAACCCCGGCGACCTCGTAGAGCACGCCGGAACGGTCCTCCACCTCAAGCGTCAGGCGGCTGCCGCCCTCGCGGTATCCCATCTCCTCGGCCAGGACGTCGAGCATGACGTTGCGGTTGATGTAGCCGATGAGCTCGCCGGTCTCGCCGACCACGGCCAGGCCGGCCAGGTTCATCTCGTACATCATGTCGGCCGCGCCCTCGATCTCGGTCTCCGGAGCCACGGTCTTGATGTCCGTGCGGTAGATCTTCTCCACCGTGAGCTTGCTCATCAGGTAGTTGATCTCGTGTTTTTCCAGGGAAGTCATGATGCTGGGCAAGGCGGCCGAGATGTCTTCCTTGCGCACGTAGCCGACCAGCCTGCCCTCGTCGTCCACCACCAGGAGCATCCAGAGCTTGTTGTCCTCAAGCTGTTTCTGGGCGTCCTTGACCAGCGTCTGGGGGGTGACCTTGACGAAGTCGCGAAGCATCTTCAGTCCGACGTACATGTATTCCTCCTTGGCAGGGCAGCGCGTGCTCTGGGTTCTGTAAATGGCATGGATTCGTTCCGGTTGGATACACGTTTTCATTGGGCGGCGCAATTCCAACCGTACGCGGCGCGGCCCCCGGGCCTTGTCCCCGAAGGCCCGTTTTCCAGCGGCAGGCCGACGCCCAAACGTTTGTCCGGGTAACACTTTCCCGCCCAACTGACAGGGGCCGGGAATCCGCTCCGGGAGGGCAACGGCCGGACCAGTCCGCTTCGGTTCTTGACTTTTTCCGCTTTCAAGGCATTATTTTACGGGGGAAACCCGGCCGCCGCGCGACGGGGAAACGAGGCTCGCGCCAGGGGGGACCGATCCATGTTTTTCAAACGGAAAAATCAAACCGTCTTCGTCAAGACGTCCACGGGCAACCGTCAGGCCGTCCGTGCCGGCCTGCCCATCTTCATCATTCTCGCCCTGACCATGAGCCCCCTGCTCACGGCGGGAAGCGCCATTGCGCGACAGCTCGATGGCGGGCAATACCTGACCGGATTCGGAACCATGGAGGGCAAATCCCTCTATCAGCGGCAAGCGGCCCTAGGTTCCGGCTCCTTTCCGGACGGCGCGGGCCGCTTTCCGGCCTTGCGAGCTCAGGCCACGGGAGGCGTTCCCAATATCCCGGACAGCGGCAACGACGCCCTGCTCCTCAAGCTGTTCGCGGGCGGAGCCGTGCTTCTCGCGCTGGTCGCTTTCGGCGCGTGGCACCTGGCCCTGGCCGTGGCCCGGCGCAGACAGTTCGAGGGCGAACTCTTCGAGGTGGCCATGTTCGACGCCCTGACAGGACTGCCCAACCGCGAGCTCTTTTATGACCGGCTGAACGAATCCATGAACCTGTCCGCCCGATACGAGCGCAGACTGGCCCTGCTGCACATCGAGCTGGACGGCTTCAAGGAGGTCAATGACACACTGGGGCACGAGGCGGGCGACGAACTGCTCAAGCGGGTCGGCGCGCTGCTGACCGGCTCGGTGCGCCGGTCCGACACCGTTGCCCGGCTGGGCGGCGACGAGTTCATCGTCATGCTCAACGAGATAACCAACGTGGGCGACGCGGTCCTGGTGGGCGAGAAGCTCGTCTCGGCCCTGCGCGCGCCCATTACCCTCAGGGAAGGCCCGGCGACCATAGGCGCCAGCGTGGGCGTGTCCGTGTATCCGGAGCACGGGGCGTCCGCCGATCTCCTGATCCAGAAGGCGGATCAGGCCATGTACGTCTCCAAGAACAAGGGCAGGAACACCTGCACCATGGCCGCGCGAACGGCCGACGCCCCCTAGCCGCCCATGCGCCTGAACAGCGGGGCCTGGGCGCAGCAGCCCGACAGCCCCAGCGCGCGGTAGACCGCGTCCATGTCCACGGCCTCGCGGACCACCGAGGCCAGGTGGTCCAGGGCGTCCTCCAGACCGAAGGTGGACTGGACGGTCTCCAGCGGCGACAACCCCTTGTCCATGCGCAACTGGTCGATGAACCAGCGGCGGAACGCGTCCGCGTCGAACAGCCCGTGCAGGTAGGTGCCGAGCACCCGCCCGTCCGGGCGCATGTAGCCGAGCGGCTCGCCCGCGCTGTCGCGCAGGGCCACGCGCAGGTCGTCGGACAACGGCTCGGTGCGGCCGTGATGGATTTCATAGCCATGCACGCTGCGGCCCGAGGCAGAGTGCGTGCCAAACGTGCGGGTCAGGGTCTTTTCCGGGGCCAGGGTGGTCTGGACCGGTAGGAGGTCGAAGCCCTCCACCCGGGTGGTTTCGGACTCCAGCCCGTAGGGATCGTCCACGATGCGGCCGAGCATCTGGAACCCGCCGCAGATGCCGACGATGCGGGTGCGGCCCTCGGCCAGCCCGCGCAGGACCGCGGCCATGCCCGTGCCCTTGAGGGCGCGCATGTCCGGCACCGTGGACTTGGAGCCCGGGATGATCACCGCGTCCGGCGTGCCCACGTCGCGGGCGTCGGCCGCCACGCGCACGCGCACGTCCGGCTCGTTGTACAGCGGGTCGATGTCGTTGAAATTCGAGATGCGCGGCAGGTCCAGGACGACCACGTCCACGCACTGGTCCTCGGGCAGCTTGTCCGCCTCGGGCCGGAAGCCCTCCTTGAACGAGACCGAGTCCTCCTCGGGCAGCCCCAGGCCGTGGATGTACGGCACGGTGCCGAGCACCGGCTTGCCCGTGCGCTCGAACATCTGGCCGAAGGCCGGGTCAAGCAGCGAGGCGTCGCCCCGGAAGCGGTTGATGACGTACCCCTCCACCAGGTTGCGCTCCTTCGGCGTGAGCAGGCTCATGGTCCCGACGATGGAGGCGAAGACCCCGCCCCGGTCGATGTCGCCGGTGAGCAGGACCCGGGCCTTGGCGTACTCGGCCATGGCCATGTTGACGATGTCGTGGTGCTTGAGGTTGACCTCGGCCGGGCTGCCCGCCCCTTCCAGGACCATGACGTCGTGCTCGTTGGCCAGGGAGTCGTAGGCCGCCTTGACCGCGTCGAAGGCGCGCGGCTTGAACTCCACGTACTCGCGCACGTTCATGTTGCCCACCGGCCGCCCCATGACGATGACCTGGGAGCCGGTGTCCGACCCGGGCTTGAGCAGCACCGGGTTCATGCGCACGTCCGGATTCAGGCGGCAGGCCATGGCCTGGGTCACCTGGGCGCGGCCCATCTCGCCGCCCTGGTCCGTGACGTAGGAGTTGAGCGACATGTTCTGGGCCTTGAACGGGGCCACGTCGAACCCGTCCTGGAGCATGATCCGGCAGAAGGCCGCCGCCAGCACGGACTTGCCCGCGTTGGAACTGGTCCCCTGGATCATCAGGGCCGGGGTTTTGCGCGTGCGCCGGACCACCGGACCGCGCGCCGTGCCCGCCACCTCCTCCATGGCCCGGATGAGGCGCTCGTTGTCCTCGCGGCCGCGCACGGCCACCCGAAACCACTTGTCGTCCAGGCCGGTGTAGTTGCCGCACAGCCGGATGCCTATGCGGTGCTCCATGAGCAGCCGCTCCTGCAGAAAGATCGCGTCCCGGCCCACGCGGTCCATGCGGCAGAGCAGGTAGTTGGCCGCGCCGGGCAGGACCTTGATGCCCGGGACCTGCCTGAGGCCCGAGGCCAGGGATTCGCGCAGAAGCCGGGTCTGCTCGCGGGTCTCGGCCAGGTAGGCGTCGTCCTTCAGGCAGCGCTCGCCCACCTTCTGGGCCAGGGTGTTCACGGACCAGGCGGCCATGTTCTGGCGGATGCGCAGGATCACGTCCGGATCGGCGAAGGCCAGCCCCAAGCGCAGACCTGGGATGGCGTAGGACTTGGTCAGGGACAGGACGGTGATCACGTTGGACGGCCGGTCGCGGGTCAGCCGGTCCGCGTCTTCGGGCAGAAATTCGGCAAAGGACTCGTCCACCACAAAGGTGGACTGGGGGAACATGGCCGCCACCTCGCGCAGGTCGTTGGCCGACACCACGGTACCGGTGGGGTT
Proteins encoded:
- a CDS encoding IscA/HesB family protein, which encodes MIEVTEAAQKQLEGYFQDKETSPVRVYLAAGGUAGPRLTLALDEPNDKDDVSEAGGFTFLVEKDLLAQAGNIKIDMTYYGFVVESENPVGGGGSSCDCSSAGSCGSAGSGGCGC
- the pyrR gene encoding bifunctional pyr operon transcriptional regulator/uracil phosphoribosyltransferase PyrR — protein: MKDCGTILSDKEMSRTLERLAVEIYERRGDDESLAILGIQRRGADLAERLKLLLDERLGRKVPLGKLDINLYRDDWTTNLELAPTINCSEIGFEVEGKSIVLVDDVLYSGRTVRAALEAILDYGRPKRVELLVLVDRGHRELPIQADYVGKKLDTLGDEHVNVLVNERDGEDRVCLVRGE
- a CDS encoding phenylacetate--CoA ligase family protein, with translation MYYTEYETEPRDKRMKRKWKGVKEVLLAAERASGEFQARLRDLGACARDFKDWDDYARIPPLRRRDIVKWQQEHGIGWFLAARSGELSRIYRSPGPIYAPEGRGPDYWAWSEGFFAAGFRPGDLAQMTFSYHMAPAGLMFEEPLRDIGCAVIPAGPDNTEKQIEFLAELPVNAFVGMASHLKAIGEKARAMGLDPLEDFHLEKAYVAAEPLPESLRAEVEEMFGISVRQGYGTADVGCIAYECRELGGMHLSNYRHVEICDPVTGLPVPDGEVGEVVVTPFFTDYPLVRLATGDLSSMDLSRCACGRTARKLSGWKGRADDMV
- a CDS encoding cobyric acid synthase; this encodes MDKQNLFAGIPEVLDERKFAHGGNRRRMAETAGCAVEDILDFSANVNPLGPPPWLGQVVGQALQEVDAYPDPECTRLIMAASERYKVWPTQVTAGNGASELLFAIAGLKGFRRAVIPSPTYVDYARSCRVHRLPVVEPPLTDDFTVDFPSMGTLLATPSLVFLCSPNNPTGTVVSANDLREVAAMFPQSTFVVDESFAEFLPEDADRLTRDRPSNVITVLSLTKSYAIPGLRLGLAFADPDVILRIRQNMAAWSVNTLAQKVGERCLKDDAYLAETREQTRLLRESLASGLRQVPGIKVLPGAANYLLCRMDRVGRDAIFLQERLLMEHRIGIRLCGNYTGLDDKWFRVAVRGREDNERLIRAMEEVAGTARGPVVRRTRKTPALMIQGTSSNAGKSVLAAAFCRIMLQDGFDVAPFKAQNMSLNSYVTDQGGEMGRAQVTQAMACRLNPDVRMNPVLLKPGSDTGSQVIVMGRPVGNMNVREYVEFKPRAFDAVKAAYDSLANEHDVMVLEGAGSPAEVNLKHHDIVNMAMAEYAKARVLLTGDIDRGGVFASIVGTMSLLTPKERNLVEGYVINRFRGDASLLDPAFGQMFERTGKPVLGTVPYIHGLGLPEEDSVSFKEGFRPEADKLPEDQCVDVVVLDLPRISNFNDIDPLYNEPDVRVRVAADARDVGTPDAVIIPGSKSTVPDMRALKGTGMAAVLRGLAEGRTRIVGICGGFQMLGRIVDDPYGLESETTRVEGFDLLPVQTTLAPEKTLTRTFGTHSASGRSVHGYEIHHGRTEPLSDDLRVALRDSAGEPLGYMRPDGRVLGTYLHGLFDADAFRRWFIDQLRMDKGLSPLETVQSTFGLEDALDHLASVVREAVDMDAVYRALGLSGCCAQAPLFRRMGG
- a CDS encoding IscA/HesB family protein → MITVTESAQNELTKYFADKDVQPIRVHLADGGCAGPRLSLALDELRDGDKSFDQGDFTFLINEELAQASGAVSIDMTPYGFQVSSENEMGGGGCGCSSCGTGSCGC
- a CDS encoding CBS domain-containing protein — its product is MYVGLKMLRDFVKVTPQTLVKDAQKQLEDNKLWMLLVVDDEGRLVGYVRKEDISAALPSIMTSLEKHEINYLMSKLTVEKIYRTDIKTVAPETEIEGAADMMYEMNLAGLAVVGETGELIGYINRNVMLDVLAEEMGYREGGSRLTLEVEDRSGVLYEVAGVIANMKISIISTGTFFYSGRRIVVVRMDTEDPSSVAAALEDRGYKLVAPEDFAEAWA
- a CDS encoding GGDEF domain-containing protein, with amino-acid sequence MFFKRKNQTVFVKTSTGNRQAVRAGLPIFIILALTMSPLLTAGSAIARQLDGGQYLTGFGTMEGKSLYQRQAALGSGSFPDGAGRFPALRAQATGGVPNIPDSGNDALLLKLFAGGAVLLALVAFGAWHLALAVARRRQFEGELFEVAMFDALTGLPNRELFYDRLNESMNLSARYERRLALLHIELDGFKEVNDTLGHEAGDELLKRVGALLTGSVRRSDTVARLGGDEFIVMLNEITNVGDAVLVGEKLVSALRAPITLREGPATIGASVGVSVYPEHGASADLLIQKADQAMYVSKNKGRNTCTMAARTADAP